A portion of the Granulosicoccus antarcticus IMCC3135 genome contains these proteins:
- a CDS encoding outer membrane beta-barrel protein, translating to MRKITKVALATALAVSASSAHAFDGERRGFMIGVAGGVHTTDIDAKVDGAPGGSGSESGLQFRLSIGAGISDHVTIYGMYDLEQDGDAVYGLLGPGATFYFSGSGPSAYLFGGVGVGVITIDNNDRNDSNFRDDYDSATGSGLVFGGGYSITQNFYVDGSLMYLDITDDENFITDIDYEITSLRVSLGYNWF from the coding sequence ATGCGAAAAATTACAAAAGTTGCTCTTGCCACCGCGTTAGCGGTCTCCGCCAGTTCTGCCCATGCGTTCGATGGTGAACGACGCGGCTTCATGATTGGTGTCGCGGGTGGCGTTCATACGACTGATATTGATGCCAAGGTCGATGGTGCGCCAGGCGGATCAGGTTCTGAGTCCGGCCTTCAGTTTCGCTTGTCGATCGGTGCTGGCATCAGTGATCACGTCACGATCTACGGTATGTACGATCTGGAACAAGACGGCGATGCGGTCTATGGTTTGCTGGGGCCGGGTGCAACATTCTATTTCAGTGGTTCGGGCCCAAGTGCCTATCTGTTCGGTGGCGTTGGAGTGGGAGTAATCACCATCGACAACAATGATCGGAACGATTCGAACTTCAGAGATGATTACGATTCTGCGACTGGCTCGGGTCTGGTGTTCGGTGGTGGCTATAGCATCACGCAGAACTTTTACGTCGACGGAAGTTTGATGTACCTGGACATTACAGACGATGAAAACTTCATTACGGATATCGACTACGAGATAACCAGTCTGCGAGTCTCATTGGGCTACAACTGGTTCTGA
- a CDS encoding LysR family transcriptional regulator — MNLKQLRNFVTIVELNSITAAGKQLGVAQPALSRQVTMLEEKLGVSLLTRHGRGVVPTDEGIRLATKATAILEQFDDLIDDFSGTKRDLSGSLTLGLPPSVADVMAAHLIDRTLQIFPAVNLRITSGYSGHVQDWLSRGKIDLGIAYGGRQPHSVKVRPIIEEELFFIQKSDEPTHDSSPIKRADALKQPLILPNQEHFLRMLIDTVAEAEGVAMNVVLELDILPTTLSCVERGMGSTILPMVSAFQHVRDGKLLARPIVDEPITRRLDLLSSLNRPLKRLTDVYSDFLIAEIHNLVSTGEWPGQVL, encoded by the coding sequence ATGAACCTGAAACAGCTTCGCAATTTTGTCACCATTGTCGAATTGAATAGCATCACCGCAGCGGGCAAACAGCTGGGCGTTGCGCAACCTGCGCTCAGCCGACAGGTCACGATGCTGGAGGAAAAGCTAGGGGTCAGTTTACTAACGCGGCACGGGCGCGGTGTTGTACCCACTGATGAGGGGATCAGGCTGGCAACGAAAGCAACGGCGATTCTGGAACAATTTGATGATCTGATCGATGACTTCTCAGGGACCAAACGGGATCTGAGTGGATCACTCACTCTGGGCCTACCACCATCGGTAGCTGATGTGATGGCCGCGCATCTGATCGACCGCACCCTGCAGATATTCCCGGCTGTGAATCTACGTATCACCTCCGGCTACAGTGGACATGTACAAGACTGGCTGAGTCGCGGCAAGATTGATCTTGGCATTGCCTATGGGGGGCGACAACCACACTCTGTGAAAGTCAGGCCGATTATCGAGGAAGAGCTGTTCTTCATTCAAAAAAGTGACGAGCCAACACACGACTCATCCCCGATCAAACGAGCTGATGCTTTAAAGCAACCATTGATCCTGCCAAACCAGGAACATTTTCTTCGAATGCTGATAGACACCGTAGCCGAAGCCGAGGGAGTTGCGATGAATGTGGTTCTTGAACTTGATATCCTGCCTACGACCTTGTCCTGCGTCGAAAGAGGTATGGGGTCCACCATTCTTCCAATGGTGAGCGCCTTTCAGCATGTACGCGATGGCAAATTACTGGCAAGGCCTATCGTCGATGAGCCCATCACGCGCCGGCTTGACCTGTTGAGCTCGCTCAACCGTCCTCTCAAGCGCCTGACGGACGTCTATTCCGATTTCCTGATTGCCGAAATCCATAACCTGGTGTCCACGGGTGAGTGGCCTGGACAGGTGTTGTAA
- a CDS encoding TAXI family TRAP transporter solute-binding subunit: protein MTHKYLGAILGSAMAIAALPSVAQELPKTMIWSSYDVGSAGYAEASAIADAFGKQFGTRIRIQPSGSSIGRLQPLLKGRADYAFLATEAFFLSDGVHDFAIPDWGPGELRAIAGRPAGFDLIAAGDAGIENVEDARGKRIAFVAGNPSINVKCEAVLAFGGLTLDDVEVITFPTYASAMSSMTRNESDATCTSPTTSQLYELAESPRGIHYPRLDPDNKAGWESMQKMLPIMGPSEEDVAAGLKEGDTIQMAAYRYPIIATTKDKSADEVYAFIKALDESYDLYKNGTATMERWALEKSGHSPVDVPFHEGAIRYLKEKGIWTEEDAAWNKKRAERLDALVAAWAEFKPLHVDLSEDDYVKAWMEKQREVVASLILQ from the coding sequence ATGACACACAAATATTTGGGTGCGATTCTGGGTTCGGCGATGGCTATCGCGGCGCTGCCCTCGGTTGCTCAAGAATTGCCGAAAACAATGATCTGGTCATCCTATGATGTCGGCTCAGCAGGCTATGCCGAGGCCTCGGCGATTGCCGATGCTTTTGGCAAACAATTTGGAACACGAATTCGAATTCAGCCCTCGGGCAGTAGCATCGGACGTTTGCAGCCACTCTTGAAGGGCCGCGCAGACTATGCGTTTCTGGCAACTGAAGCCTTTTTCCTGAGCGATGGCGTGCATGATTTTGCTATTCCGGATTGGGGGCCAGGAGAATTGCGCGCAATAGCCGGACGACCTGCCGGTTTTGATTTGATCGCAGCAGGCGATGCCGGCATCGAAAATGTCGAAGATGCGCGTGGCAAGCGCATTGCCTTTGTCGCTGGCAACCCCTCAATCAACGTGAAATGCGAGGCTGTTCTGGCCTTTGGTGGTCTGACACTGGACGATGTGGAAGTTATCACTTTCCCAACCTACGCTTCCGCCATGTCGTCAATGACTCGCAATGAGTCTGACGCGACGTGCACCTCACCGACTACCAGTCAGCTTTACGAGCTCGCTGAGTCGCCCAGAGGTATTCACTACCCCAGGCTAGATCCTGATAACAAGGCAGGCTGGGAATCCATGCAAAAAATGCTGCCGATCATGGGGCCCTCAGAAGAGGATGTTGCCGCCGGTTTGAAGGAGGGCGATACCATCCAGATGGCAGCCTATCGTTATCCCATCATTGCCACGACCAAGGACAAGTCGGCTGACGAGGTCTACGCGTTCATCAAGGCGCTAGATGAAAGCTATGATCTCTACAAGAACGGCACGGCAACCATGGAACGCTGGGCGCTGGAAAAGTCAGGCCACTCGCCAGTTGATGTACCTTTTCACGAAGGCGCAATTCGCTATCTCAAGGAGAAAGGGATCTGGACAGAAGAAGATGCAGCCTGGAACAAGAAGCGGGCTGAGCGCCTGGATGCGTTGGTTGCAGCCTGGGCCGAGTTCAAGCCGCTGCATGTGGACTTGAGTGAAGATGACTATGTCAAAGCATGGATGGAAAAGCAGCGTGAAGTGGTGGCTTCCCTGATCTTGCAATGA